In Monodelphis domestica isolate mMonDom1 chromosome 4, mMonDom1.pri, whole genome shotgun sequence, one DNA window encodes the following:
- the CNR2 gene encoding cannabinoid receptor 2 yields the protein MEGCWNSGVANASHGDLTFSIFRNYTVLNIPQKTAIAVLCSLLGVLCALENAIVLFLILSSPRLRRKPSYLFISSLAGADFLASLFFVISFVNFHVFHQEDSRDIFLLKLGGVTMTFTGSVGSLLLTAIDRYLCLRHPAKYKALFTRGRALVMLTAMWTISAVVSYLPLMGWTCCPRLCSELFPLIPNDYLLSWILFIAILFVAIFYTYAYVLWKAHQHTSTLVMYQQKRLAGMSRMRLDVRLAKTLGVVLMVLVLCWLPVLALMVYSLTASLNEHIKKVFAFCSMLCLINSMVNPVIYALRSREIRVSAKNCLTRWKNMLRGTRTDSMEDAQKSSVTETEGETRVT from the coding sequence ATGGAGGGATGCTGGAATTCTGGAGTTGCCAATGCCTCCCATGGAGACTTGACTTTCAGCATCTTCCGGAACTACACAGTGCTGAATATACCCCAGAAGACAGCCATCGCTGTGTTGTGCTCCCTCCTGGGTGTCCTGTGTGCCCTGGAGAATGCCATCGTGCTCTTCCTGATCTTGTCCTCCCCAAGGCTCCGCAGAAAACCCTCTTACCTATTTATCAGCAGCCTTGCAGGGGCTGACTTCCTGGCCAGTCTGTTTTTTGTCATCAGCTTTGTAAATTTCCATGTCTTCCACCAGGAAGACTCAAGGGACATCTTCCTGCTGAAGCTTGGGGGTGTCACCATGACTTTCACTGGCTCTGTGGGCAGCCTGCTGCTGACTGCCATTGACCGCTACCTCTGCCTGCGCCACCCTGCCAAGTATAAGGCCCTTTTTACCCGGGGAAGAGCACTGGTCATGCTCACAGCCATGTGGACCATCTCAGCCGTGGTCTCCTACCTGCCATTAATGGGGTGGACCTGTTGCCCCAGACTCTGCTCTGAACTCTTTCCCCTAATTCCCAATGATTACCTGCTCAGCTGGATTCTATTCATCGCCATTCTGTTTGTCGCCATCTTCTACACCTACGCCTATGTCCTCTGGAAGGCCCACCAGCACACGTCCACTTTGGTAATGTACCAACAGAAGCGCTTAGCAGGCATGTCTCGGATGCGGCTGGACGTGAGGTTGGCCAAGACGCTGGGAGTGGTCCTGATGGTGCTGGTTCTATGCTGGCTGCCTGTGCTGGCCCTCATGGTCTACAGTTTGACTGCATCTTTGAATGAACACATTAAGAAAGTCTTTGCCTTTTGCTCCATGCTATGTCTGATCAATTCCATGGTGAACCCTGTCATCTATGCCCTGAGAAGTAGGGAGATCCGCGTCTCTGCCAAGAACTGTCTGACCCGGTGGAAAAATATGCTCAGAGGCACTAGGACAGACAGCATGGAGGATGCTCAGAAGTCTTCAGTCACAGAAACAGAAGGAGAGACAAGAGTCACCTGA